aaaaactgttcttgtgtctagttgttctggtgtgcagagggcacaccagaacaactgttctttagggcagagaaccgattgttaaattacttgaatcccacactgcaattaagcaatcgggaaacaatatcagtataaatcgtaaggatataagcaacaaagttacagtcatacagtcataagtggaaggagatgggtgatgggaatgataagattaatagtaatgcagatttagtaatagtttgacagtgttgagggaattatttgtttagcagaatgatggccttcggggaaaaactgttcttgtgtctagttgttttgatgtGTAGTGCTTTataacatcgttttgagggtaggagttgaaacagttgatgtccaggggatgtgagggatctgtaaatattttcacagccttctttttgactcatgcagtatacaggtcctcagtggaaggcaggttggtagccattattttttctgtagttctaatgatcctctgaagtctgtgtctgtctttttgggttgcagaactaaaccagatTTAGTTTTCAATCAGCTTTGATGTATGCTGACTTGATCAGTATTCTTTTAGTAGCAACTCAGATTAAGAATGATTTATTGTGGGTAGTCCATGCATGGAACACTCTGAGAAATGAACAGGGAACATGAAATAATTTACAGGATGAGTTAGCCAAAATTCAGGCCCCTTTTATTATATTTACAGTATAATGAACCAATGACTCAACCTATCCTctggggaaaatattttactATTCAAATGTTGTAAGAAAATTGATTTTTACCGATGGCATCTGCCACCAGCAAGATTGGCCAGGATGTTCTTGAACAGgtccccaaattgttggaggtgtGGTCACAAACAAGGGATGTTCTACCACATATGGTGGACCTGCCTTAAGATTAGGAAATTTTGGGGTAAGATAAaaatggctggatgaaataacagggcagaagaAAGAAAACCGGAACTATTTTCCCTGGctattctggaagggaaaatcaaaaaaaaaatatacaatatatcatactACACATACTAACAGcgagtagaattgtgatagcacagaattggaaacatccagaTATCCCTCCGgactaaattataattttaaaaaatatatgaatgtgcagaaatggacagattatctatggaaatgaaggagaaggaagacacCAAGTACTatttaatatggaatagatggtattcctggctgcagagtaaatttaaaatttaaggacATTTTCGTTATGAGATCGAATTGTGAACAgaagttaagataatttaaataaggagGTAAGTTTAAGCTAGAGATATTTAGAAGTAAAATTTGTGTAAAGAGGTTAATTAggatagagataccgatgtagaaaAGCTGTTACTAGTATTGAAATTTTGATGCGCCTGTCTTAGTTTACTTTTTTGTgtgtattatgtttttttttttgtactgtgtattttaatgtttggaatttaataaatattatttttttaaaaattgatttgagAATCTAGAAGGCACCCTCAGTGATGTTTGCTAGGACATCAGTGCCCATGGACACTATACTGTCTACTTAAGAACAATGCCTTGAAAGTCATCTggaaaatatatgcaatcaatATCTAAGTACATATAATTTAGCCAGCATGTTCCCAGCACTGATGAACCAACTGAAGTTTCTAAACAGATTTCAAATCAAATTTAGAAGTATAAATCAGTGGAGAAAGTTAATTTCTGCAGGAGAGGAGCAGGAAAgtgtctaataaaaaaaaaaacctgaagaccTTTGGGATAAAATCTGCTTTCATCTACTCATCATCTCTTATCTGGGTAGCAAAAATTCAGTTTTGCTATCACTATTGCTATTCCTGCTTGTAGGAAAGGTTGTTTGGCAGTTATTATTATGATTAGAGTGTGGCATAGTTGCAGAAGCCAGGAGACCGCAATGTTattgcagagtagtagtttgCTTTGCCAAGATACCCGCCCTGTTATAGGAAAAGCTTGCATGTTTCCCAAGGTGCACCACAGGAGGGTAAACTGACTTCAACTCTAGAGAAAGACTAGTGGCTCTTCCTGCAGCATCACCCAAGGCCCCTTCCCTTCCTGGAGCTGCCTTGCAAACAGGCATCGCAACAGGGAAGGTTCAGAGCCATCAGGAATCTGACTACCCACACAGAGCAACCAGCTCGTCTCCCCACTaagtggtacctatctatctacttgcatagaacaTGTTTTTGAACTATTAGAtggacagaagctgaggcaagtgacagATGCTCACCCTGCCATGCAGTGCTAGGGCTCGAACCGCCGTAGCTGAGACTATCTCCAGCATCATTAAACCACTGAGCCACGAGGCCTCCTGTCTGGCAGTTaaatttgggggggtggggagattaACTTCTTTCACCTTAAAATTCTCCAGAGAATCTCTAgggaaaggaagtaaatggagaagggaaggcaaAGCTGTCCATTTAAAAATAATGAGGCGATTAAATTTTGGCCTTCTGAGTTATGGACCTTGGATCtctgaaagggttctgatgaagAGGAAGAGATTAAAAATAACTTCTGTTGTCCAAGTAGATTCCAGGTGAGATGATTGCATGCTGTAACTTACTGATATCTGCACACTTCTCTTTACAAAGGATCCAAATGAAGATACAGAATGGAATGACATTTTAAGAGATTTCGGGATTCTGCCTCCAAAAGAGGAAGTTAAGGATGAAATTGAAGAAATGGTTTTACGGTTACAAAAGAAAGCAGAAGGTAAGGGCCCGGCTttcatcagtttttaaaattaacttcCTCTCATCTCTGTAGCAAATTAGGCATTTAAATATGgcatggtgggattcaaccggttcgcaccggttcgggcgaactggtaattAAATTGTTGCctggcccttcccctccccatcccttccaggagtccccacatgccccattttggctcccagatacGTGCAAGgatgcctactaggcccaaaatggggcacagaggGCGCAGTGCcccccacggcccatttttgctcccaggagactgcagggaggcctactaggcccaaacggggcacaggggggcAGCGTGtcccccccatggcccgtttttgctcccagagggatgcaggaggccTAGTGCTGCCTATCACACACCCTAGCCACTCCCAacatggccacgctcacccagccagtcattagggcagagaacaggttgttaaattatttgagtcccaccactgtgtaGATAATACAGATTCTCTTCAAACAGCAAGGGGAAGTTGCTGCCTTGGGCTCCACACCTGTTCCCACCTGTTCCCTGCCACATGTCTTTTCACCAACATGATCGCCCTAGGTAGGGCTTCCATAACTCCCAAAATTAAAATGTCTGCAAtgtgattcttttttctttctttcctgttatATTTAGCAATCTTCTGATTTTTGCCGGCCAGATATGTAACCAAGAGCTATTGCCGTGGCTCTTACCCCTGTTCTACTAATGCCCTCCAAAATCACTTCCCTAGAAAATATTGGTAGCTATTCTCTTCCTTATCCCTCTCCTATCAGCTTTGCTCTATATTACGATAGTTTCCCCCCCCTCAACTTTCACAAAGAAGTGCAAGCAATGCTTTTTCCATCTGACATTCACAACAAAAtcctataggcagtggtgggattcagccagttcgcacctattcgggagaaccggttgttaactttctaagcagttcggagaaccagttattggaagaaatcttattttgtttttttccactttacaaggctaatcctgtaaggaaggtaggaaggaaacattctggtgttatttctagcctaatctttattgctctgcttacagaaactgcctctctggttaacccttattacattgtaacagctaaggcgaagcacccatcgacgtgagtgatgttgagttggccacacccacacggtcacatgaccactgagccacacctacccaactggtcattagggcagagaactggttgttaaattatttgaatcccaccactgcctataggtCAGGggccttcaaccttggcaactttaagacttgtggacttcaactcccagaattcctcagccagctttgctggctgaggagctctgggagttgaagtccacaagtcttaaagttgccaaggttggagactcctgctatagGTAAAGGAAAGGCAATGTCCCCAATAGGAAACAGAATCTCTGAAATAGAGAACCAGTTGAATCTGAAGCTTTTCATACACAGCCCGACATTCCTCCATCACACAGCCTTTCAACCATGAGCCATTTCACCTCAGGACTTCGTTGAACTGACTAGCATCTCCACAGTTCAGAGAAGAGAGCTGAGGTTCGAAGCTGGAAAAATAGCAATTTCGCCTGCAGAGGCCATTTCATAAGCTACTTCTGAAATGAGATTTAAAGGAGGAGTCCTCTGCACAATTTTATCCAATTTACCTTTGGAAtctcaaggggggaaaaaaagattttggtttgTTATCCACTTCTTTCCCAGAAATATTTAAACTGGGCATTTTCTTCTAGTctttcatcatcttcttttaatgactccataatcccttgcggggcggagtctgggcaactgaatggaacttagtgtttactggccggatgcctttactgtcaccaatgaggagttttcttcagcagatacattctcattgtgcccagagaaagaaatatctgcctctacaaaggaccaaactcacagcctcctgattatgaggcgggagctccacctctaggccaccgcaccactctattttcttctggcctttggttaGACTAAAACCACTGTTcctctccatttcttttttttttctagtgaAGCCTTATGAAAAAATGAATTTGAAGCAACTGAAAGAGGCAGAAgatgattttgatgaggaagattTAAAAGCCGTTGAAATGTACAGGTATGTCAAATTCTAAGGAGCAGATGCAAAGTCACCAGTGTGGGGAAACCCAACCCTATCGATAAACTCTAACCTTAaccctacctgactctgtgatctcttcccaaaatccccaaagttttaaccaaaaactgtctactattgacctcaccccattcctaagaggtctgtaaggggcgtgcataagagcacaaacgtgcctacagttcctgtcctattgtttcctttcgttatatccaattaatatagttattacatacttatgcttatatatatgcttatatattatataagttatttcatgcttatgcttatatatactgtgtgacaaaataaagaaataaaataaataattatcatcatcatctcaacTTTTAAATGTTAGAAACACCTTTAAATACATGGAAGGCTAATTCTTGGGCTAACAAATATCCAAGCAACTGGCGCCATCTACAGCTCTTACTTTCAAAAATCCATTTTCACTGAATTCCCGTCTAAATAATGTATCTGTTTGTTCAAATTTAGTGAGTATGTACTGTTCTCGTAAGTACTCTTAACCTGAGTACGTCCTCTTTCTATACTGCTTGCATCACAACTTTTGAGTTTTCCAAACCTCGGGGGAACTTTTATTTATCCTTAGTATAAATCCCTCTAATAAGAAAAGCCAAgtgactggattttttttcttgcatataATTATGCGCACGTCAAATCTGAAAGAATTCCTATagacatgatttatttatttatttatttattttgtcacaacagtatatataagcataagcatgaaagtaactatataatatataagcatatatatatatatatataaacataagcatgtaataattatattaattggatataatgaaagaaaacaataggacaggaacggtaggcacgtttgtgctcttatgcacgccccttactgggCACACGAACCGACGCCCAGGTCAGCTCCACTCTGCATGCCCGCCTGCCttccgccggccagctgattttcaggtctctgcaggGAGATGCGCttgcatgcgggggggggggtgtcgcacGCATATGTGCATGGGTTTGGGGGTGCAGTGACCccccacgccccatttttggtcccaggaggcttcagggaggcctgctagcaccaaaacgGGGGTCGTGCGCGCATGCGCGGGGGAGGGGGACCACAGGGGGGTcgagtgtgcatgcacaggggaggGGCCTgagggggggcattgcattatgggtgtcggTACGCGCTTTCAGCACCTGAAggaaaaaaggttcgccatcattgcccTATAGGGTTCTGTGCTCACGTGGGGCTGCAGCCAAGATTTAAGTTATATTACTTTCCCTTTCATTTTAGAATGTAACTACATACATTCTTATATATTTTACGTCGATTTTTTGTTATTAGTATAATAACAAAATGCAGGAAGTTATAACGTGCAAACTTTCAAAGCGAATTAATCTCCTATACCAAATATGACTAATTTGCTTTattgcagtttgtttgtttttcccaaaTTGGCCTAAAAGGAAGGCCAAGGTacaggtaaatgttcccctcgcacatatgtgctagtcgttcccgactctagggggcagtgctcatctgttTTTCCCCATTCGGTGGGGTTTGGAAGGGCTTGCAAATCTGGACTGGAAAGGAATGGATGGGTTGGTTACATGTTGCCCAGGCAACAAATTCAGATTCCCCATCTCTACAGTTCAATCACTGCATTTTTGAACTCTCTTGCATTTCCACCCTTAGCAACTTTCATTTCTGAAAATCTCCAAGGAACGGGTGTGATGCCTTAACCCTGCATTTTCACGGTCTCTCGTCCCACTTTTATTAACGGTTATGATACGAAAGGTTTCCCTTAAATTAGGAAACAACGCTTAGCGGAACTAAAAGCTCTACAAAAGAGACAAAGATTTGGAGAACTGAATGAAATTTCTGGGGATCAATACGTGAAGGAAGTCACAAATGCGCCAAAGGATGTGTGGGTTGTCATCCATCTGTATAATGCAAGGTAAgagaggagtgtgtgtgtgtgtgtgtgtgtgtgtgtgtctgttaggACATTTATACTGTAAATAGAGTAAGTTCACACCTTGATGTCATTCTGCTACTAGAAATGCAtgtagtgcagtggtgggtttctaccagtttgccccggttcgggcgaaccggtagtgacggcAGATGGAGGTTCTGCCAACCCACATGgatatcatcatggatgctctgcacattcacagaaggttctgtgcatgcgcagaagcgccacatGTGCGGTCCCAGTTCCGAACaagtagcgaaggtaagaggaacccactattGATGCAGTGATGGGACACACACTCATTCCCTATTCCCCCACTTTCACTTTCTGGTGTGTCTC
This DNA window, taken from Ahaetulla prasina isolate Xishuangbanna chromosome 8, ASM2864084v1, whole genome shotgun sequence, encodes the following:
- the PDCL2 gene encoding phosducin-like protein 2 → MASATSKIGQDVLEQVPKLLEDPNEDTEWNDILRDFGILPPKEEVKDEIEEMVLRLQKKAEVKPYEKMNLKQLKEAEDDFDEEDLKAVEMYRKQRLAELKALQKRQRFGELNEISGDQYVKEVTNAPKDVWVVIHLYNASIPMCVLVNRHLSLLAIKFPETKFVKAIAKSCIENYHDNCLPTIFVYKDGKIEGKLIGVVEFGGTGLTVEDLEWKLAEFGAVKTDLEENPRKGIRDMMMSSLRKASIDDN